Proteins from a single region of Pseudomonas ekonensis:
- the mraZ gene encoding division/cell wall cluster transcriptional repressor MraZ has product MFRGANAISLDAKGRLAMPSRYRDELVSRSSGQLIVTIDAVDPCLCVYPLDEWEIIETKLRALPSLREENRRLQRLLIGNAVDLELDGSGRFLVPPRLREYAKLDKRAMLVGQLNKFQLWDEDAWNAVSAADLAAIQQPGAMPDELRDLIL; this is encoded by the coding sequence GTGTTTCGCGGAGCCAACGCTATCAGTCTCGACGCAAAGGGCCGTCTCGCCATGCCGAGCCGGTACCGTGACGAGCTCGTTTCGCGTAGTTCCGGGCAGTTGATCGTCACGATCGACGCCGTTGATCCGTGTCTGTGTGTCTACCCGCTCGATGAGTGGGAAATTATTGAAACCAAGTTGCGCGCGCTCCCTTCGCTTCGCGAGGAGAACCGCCGACTGCAACGTTTGCTGATCGGCAACGCCGTCGACCTTGAACTCGACGGCAGCGGCCGTTTCCTGGTTCCGCCGCGCCTGCGCGAATACGCGAAGCTCGACAAGCGCGCAATGCTGGTGGGCCAACTGAACAAGTTCCAACTGTGGGACGAAGATGCCTGGAACGCGGTTTCCGCCGCCGACCTCGCTGCCATACAACAACCGGGCGCCATGCCCGACGAACTGCGTGATCTGATCCTGTGA
- the rsmH gene encoding 16S rRNA (cytosine(1402)-N(4))-methyltransferase RsmH, whose translation MTIDSGFNHITVLLDEAVEALAVRPDGCYLDGTFGRGGHSRLILSKLGPDGRLLGFDKDPQAIATGQTLAAEDGRFVVVQRSFAELGAEVAERGLSGKVSGILLDLGVSSPQLDDPERGFSFLNDGPLDMRMDPSRGISAAEFVNTASVEEIARVFKEYGEERFSGRMARAVVERRDVTPFERTGDLAEVLKVANPAWEKGKNPATRAFQGLRIHVNNELGDLEAGLEAALECLEVGGRLVVISFHSLEDRIVKLFMRKLVKGEADNLPRNLPVRHVAFEPKIKIHGKAQTASDAELKANPRSRSAVMRVAEKLR comes from the coding sequence GTGACTATTGATAGCGGCTTCAACCACATCACCGTACTGCTTGACGAAGCCGTCGAGGCTCTCGCCGTACGTCCTGATGGCTGCTATCTGGACGGCACGTTCGGACGCGGCGGGCACAGCCGGCTGATCCTCAGCAAGCTGGGGCCTGACGGGCGGCTCCTCGGATTCGACAAGGATCCTCAGGCGATTGCCACCGGGCAAACGCTAGCGGCCGAAGACGGCCGCTTTGTCGTTGTGCAGCGCAGCTTTGCCGAACTCGGCGCGGAAGTGGCCGAGCGCGGCCTGTCCGGCAAGGTCAGCGGCATCCTGCTTGACCTGGGCGTGTCCTCGCCGCAGCTCGACGACCCGGAGCGCGGGTTCAGTTTCCTCAACGACGGCCCGCTGGACATGCGCATGGATCCGTCCCGCGGCATCAGCGCGGCGGAGTTCGTCAACACCGCATCGGTCGAAGAGATCGCACGGGTGTTCAAGGAGTACGGCGAGGAGCGGTTCTCCGGTCGCATGGCCCGTGCCGTGGTCGAGCGCCGCGATGTCACGCCGTTCGAGCGCACCGGCGACCTGGCCGAAGTCCTCAAGGTCGCCAACCCGGCCTGGGAAAAGGGCAAGAACCCGGCGACCCGCGCGTTCCAGGGCCTGCGCATTCACGTCAACAATGAACTGGGCGACCTGGAGGCCGGACTTGAAGCCGCGCTCGAGTGCCTGGAAGTCGGCGGCCGCCTGGTGGTCATCAGTTTCCATTCGCTGGAAGACCGCATCGTCAAACTGTTCATGCGCAAGCTGGTGAAGGGCGAGGCCGACAACCTGCCGCGCAACCTGCCGGTTCGGCACGTGGCGTTCGAACCGAAGATCAAGATCCACGGCAAGGCGCAGACCGCCTCCGATGCCGAGCTCAAGGCCAACCCGCGCTCGCGCAGCGCGGTCATGCGTGTGGCGGAGAAGCTGCGGTGA
- the ftsL gene encoding cell division protein FtsL, with protein sequence MSKLFAKPLPGGSFFMLLLFIGVLVSAIGVSYSAHWNRQLLNTLYNELSVRDKAQAEWGRLILEQSTWTAHSRIEVLATEQLKMHIPGAADVKMVAP encoded by the coding sequence GTGAGCAAGCTATTCGCCAAGCCCCTGCCGGGCGGCAGCTTCTTCATGCTGCTGCTGTTCATCGGCGTGCTCGTGTCGGCCATCGGCGTGTCCTACAGCGCCCACTGGAACCGGCAGTTGCTCAACACCCTGTACAACGAGCTGAGCGTGCGCGACAAGGCGCAGGCCGAGTGGGGGCGTCTGATCCTGGAGCAAAGCACCTGGACCGCCCACAGCCGCATCGAAGTGCTGGCCACCGAACAGTTGAAGATGCACATCCCCGGCGCGGCTGACGTGAAGATGGTGGCGCCATGA